A genomic segment from uncultured Alistipes sp. encodes:
- a CDS encoding D-alanine--D-alanine ligase — MTRLKIALLAGGDSPEREIALQSAAQIEAALDHTKYDITAIDLHHRDWHHTSPDGRQWQVDKNDFSITIDGEHKLFDYALILIHGTPGEDGRLQGYLDMMGVPYSSCSMVSSVVTFDKITTKRTLAGRVNLARERFLRRGEAWETDEIVAGLGLPLFVKPNANGSSFGVTKVHTAGELPAAIEAAFAQDDEILIEECITGREMGCGILVTREKEYIFPITEIVPKNDFFDYEAKYTAGRSEEITPAQIPDEVRRELNRMTREAYRACRCSGVVRVDFIVTPAGKPYFIELNSIPGMSAGSIVPKQARAMGLSLGELYDLIIADTCRK; from the coding sequence ATGACACGTTTGAAGATCGCCCTTCTGGCGGGCGGCGACTCTCCCGAGCGGGAGATCGCCCTCCAGAGCGCCGCACAGATCGAAGCGGCACTCGATCACACGAAATACGACATCACGGCCATCGACCTCCACCACCGCGACTGGCACCACACGTCGCCCGACGGCCGGCAGTGGCAGGTCGACAAGAACGACTTCTCGATCACGATCGACGGCGAACACAAGCTCTTCGACTACGCGCTGATCCTCATCCACGGCACCCCGGGCGAGGACGGACGGCTGCAAGGCTATCTCGACATGATGGGCGTTCCCTATTCGTCGTGCTCGATGGTCTCGTCGGTGGTGACGTTCGACAAGATCACCACCAAGCGCACGCTGGCCGGGCGCGTCAACCTGGCCCGCGAACGGTTCCTGCGCCGCGGCGAGGCGTGGGAGACGGATGAGATCGTCGCCGGGCTGGGGCTGCCGCTCTTCGTGAAGCCCAATGCCAACGGCTCGTCGTTCGGCGTGACGAAGGTCCACACGGCCGGAGAGCTCCCGGCAGCCATTGAGGCGGCATTCGCCCAGGACGACGAAATCCTTATCGAGGAGTGCATCACGGGCCGCGAAATGGGATGCGGAATCCTCGTCACGCGCGAAAAGGAGTACATCTTTCCCATTACGGAGATCGTTCCCAAGAACGACTTCTTCGACTACGAGGCCAAATACACCGCCGGACGCTCCGAGGAGATCACCCCGGCGCAGATTCCCGACGAGGTGCGCAGGGAGTTGAACCGCATGACCCGCGAGGCTTACCGGGCGTGCCGCTGCTCGGGTGTCGTCAGGGTCGACTTCATCGTAACCCCCGCCGGAAAACCCTATTTCATCGAGCTGAACTCGATCCCGGGGATGAGCGCCGGGAGCATCGTTCCGAAGCAGGCCCGCGCAATGGGGCTGTCGCTCGGCGAGTTGTATGACCTGATTATCGCCGACACCTGCCGCAAATGA
- the gmk gene encoding guanylate kinase — protein MGKVIIFSAPSGSGKTTIVKELLARYPQLEFSISATSRAPRGAERNGVDYYFLSQEEFAQAVAEERFVEWEEVYKGTCYGTLRSEVERIWAKGHVIVFDVDVLGGINLKRIFGDEACSIFIMAPSIEELRRRLVARGTDASEAIERRVAKAEFELTKAPEFDQVVVNDRLDDAVARACEILEHFIAR, from the coding sequence ATGGGAAAAGTCATCATATTTTCAGCCCCGAGCGGATCGGGCAAAACCACCATCGTCAAGGAGCTGCTGGCGCGCTATCCGCAGCTGGAGTTCTCCATTTCGGCCACGAGCCGCGCCCCGCGGGGTGCCGAACGCAACGGCGTGGACTACTATTTCCTCTCGCAGGAGGAGTTTGCGCAGGCCGTCGCCGAAGAGCGCTTCGTGGAGTGGGAGGAGGTCTACAAGGGCACCTGCTACGGCACGCTGCGCAGCGAGGTGGAGCGCATCTGGGCGAAAGGTCACGTGATCGTCTTCGACGTCGATGTCCTGGGGGGCATCAACCTCAAGCGGATCTTCGGCGACGAGGCATGCTCGATCTTCATCATGGCCCCCTCGATCGAGGAGTTGCGCCGACGCCTCGTCGCACGCGGCACCGATGCCTCGGAGGCGATCGAACGGCGCGTGGCCAAAGCCGAATTCGAGTTGACGAAGGCCCCGGAATTCGACCAGGTGGTGGTCAATGACCGCCTCGATGACGCCGTGGCCCGGGCCTGTGAAATCCTCGAACACTTCATCGCCCGATAG
- a CDS encoding DUF3109 family protein gives MIEIDDKIVSADLLRECFACDLAQCKGICCVEGNAGAPLEADEVEILAREYPNYRPYMTGEGIEAVERQGFMVVDEEGDLTTPLVNDAECAYTYQENGVTLCAIEKAWQEGRTSFRKPISCHLYPIRVMRFSNGTVGLNYHRWSVCAPARRCGAKLGIPVYKALREPIIRRFGEEFYKALEAAEELIKQ, from the coding sequence ATGATCGAGATCGACGACAAAATCGTAAGCGCCGACCTGCTGCGCGAATGTTTCGCCTGCGATCTGGCGCAGTGCAAGGGCATCTGCTGCGTGGAGGGAAATGCCGGAGCACCGCTTGAAGCCGACGAGGTGGAGATCCTCGCACGCGAATACCCGAATTACCGCCCCTACATGACCGGCGAAGGCATCGAGGCCGTCGAACGGCAGGGTTTCATGGTCGTGGACGAGGAGGGCGACCTCACCACGCCGCTGGTCAACGATGCCGAATGCGCCTACACCTATCAGGAAAACGGCGTGACGCTCTGCGCCATCGAGAAGGCGTGGCAGGAGGGCAGGACGTCGTTCCGCAAACCGATCTCGTGCCACCTCTATCCGATCCGCGTGATGCGCTTCTCGAACGGAACCGTGGGGCTCAACTACCACCGCTGGTCGGTCTGCGCCCCGGCCCGGCGGTGCGGCGCCAAACTCGGGATCCCGGTCTACAAGGCGTTGCGCGAACCGATCATCCGCCGCTTCGGCGAGGAGTTCTACAAGGCACTCGAAGCCGCCGAAGAGCTGATCAAACAGTAA
- a CDS encoding YicC/YloC family endoribonuclease, whose protein sequence is MTGFGKGEAALRNKKITVEIRSLNSKQLDLALRLPAIYRQSEYEIRNLVTRLLQRGKVDVFVNVESQVVETSAHINREVFAAYAAQLREAARSAGLTTDTPEWDAAATHTLMRLPDVVATEAETISDEEHDALLAATEAAAAQLDAFRTQEGATLIADLLRRVDLIEQYKNEVVPFEQARTETIRARILENLSKLAVEVDRNRLEQEMIFYLEKLDITEEKVRLTNHCRYFREVAAQEEGVGRKLGFIAQEMGREINTMGSKANETNIQILVVKMKDELEKIKEQVLNIL, encoded by the coding sequence ATGACCGGCTTCGGGAAGGGAGAAGCCGCACTCCGAAATAAGAAGATCACCGTGGAGATCCGTTCCCTGAACTCCAAGCAGCTGGACCTCGCCCTTAGGCTCCCGGCCATCTACCGGCAGTCGGAATACGAGATCCGCAACCTGGTGACGCGCCTGCTCCAGCGGGGCAAGGTCGATGTTTTCGTCAACGTCGAATCGCAGGTTGTGGAGACCTCGGCGCACATCAACCGCGAAGTCTTCGCCGCCTATGCCGCCCAGTTGCGTGAAGCGGCGAGGTCCGCCGGTCTGACGACCGACACCCCGGAGTGGGATGCCGCAGCGACCCATACGCTGATGCGCCTGCCGGATGTTGTGGCCACCGAGGCCGAGACGATCTCCGACGAGGAGCACGACGCACTGCTGGCCGCCACGGAGGCTGCCGCCGCACAACTCGACGCCTTCCGCACGCAGGAGGGCGCCACGCTCATTGCCGACCTGCTGCGGCGCGTCGACCTGATCGAACAGTACAAAAACGAGGTCGTACCCTTCGAGCAGGCCCGCACCGAGACCATCAGGGCGCGCATCCTGGAAAACCTCTCGAAACTGGCCGTCGAGGTCGACCGCAACCGCCTGGAGCAGGAGATGATCTTCTACCTCGAAAAACTCGACATCACCGAGGAGAAGGTGCGCCTGACGAACCACTGCCGCTACTTCCGCGAAGTGGCGGCCCAGGAGGAGGGCGTGGGCCGCAAACTGGGATTCATCGCCCAGGAGATGGGCCGCGAGATCAATACCATGGGCTCGAAGGCCAACGAGACGAACATCCAGATCCTCGTCGTCAAGATGAAGGACGAGCTGGAGAAGATCAAGGAACAGGTACTCAATATTTTGTAG
- a CDS encoding adenylyltransferase/cytidyltransferase family protein gives MKREMLYFGSFNPIHRGHIALAEYVLDQGLCDEVALIVSPQSPYKEAGELAPELDRFEMAEIACRASKHPDRIKPSAVEFLLPKPSYTINTLRYLQENFGSEMAFSILMGGDQIAGLKGWKAYEKVLEYPIYVYPRRGKETRGFEGRITLLDDAPLQEFAATDVRERIARGEDVSTMLDPGVLDYIRKKGLWSPATRIAELTARIAARPGDVELLLERGRLHYRMGEWGPALNDFNAVLRIDAAHVEARQFAQMVQEILEFRYKDIYNP, from the coding sequence ATGAAACGCGAAATGCTCTATTTCGGGTCGTTCAACCCCATCCACAGGGGACACATTGCCCTGGCGGAGTATGTGCTCGACCAGGGTCTGTGCGACGAGGTGGCGTTGATCGTCTCCCCGCAGAGCCCCTACAAGGAGGCCGGGGAGCTCGCTCCGGAGCTGGACCGCTTCGAGATGGCCGAGATCGCCTGCCGGGCCTCGAAGCACCCCGACCGGATCAAGCCGTCGGCCGTAGAGTTTTTGTTGCCAAAACCTTCATACACAATAAACACCCTTCGTTACCTGCAGGAGAACTTCGGGTCGGAGATGGCGTTTTCGATCCTGATGGGCGGCGACCAGATCGCCGGACTCAAAGGCTGGAAAGCGTATGAAAAGGTGCTCGAATATCCCATTTACGTCTACCCCCGGCGCGGGAAGGAGACCCGGGGGTTCGAGGGCCGCATCACGCTTCTCGACGATGCACCGCTGCAGGAGTTCGCCGCCACCGACGTCCGCGAGCGGATCGCCCGCGGCGAGGATGTCTCGACGATGCTCGACCCCGGGGTCCTCGACTACATCCGCAAAAAGGGGCTCTGGAGCCCCGCAACCCGCATCGCGGAGCTCACGGCCCGGATCGCCGCACGGCCCGGCGACGTGGAACTGCTCCTCGAACGCGGCAGGCTCCACTACCGCATGGGCGAGTGGGGCCCGGCCCTGAACGACTTCAACGCCGTGCTGCGCATCGATGCGGCGCATGTCGAGGCCCGGCAGTTCGCACAGATGGTGCAGGAGATTCTGGAATTCCGATACAAAGACATATACAACCCCTGA
- a CDS encoding peptidoglycan DD-metalloendopeptidase family protein: MKKYVLTFALLAAAVAAEARAARPSRARLQEQAVEAMAEADSLRRLSGLQDAAIDSLQNLLDRMEARLENRTRSVREAEAKPVDPKQAAADSIADLQLRLQRKQIESTFDTHGLTVLDTLDSGNDALHVILYANNTWKYVRNRAVAKDSTIFEKYWDTTSLFPYQEVDMSSMPQSVVIDLVDSTKSYHYPYKGAVNPRGKYGPRRGRRHQGVDLPLKMGDSIYATFCGRVRISKYVRGYGNLVIIRHDNGLETYYGHLSERLVEPGTWVEAGHIIGLGGSTGRSTGPHLHFETRYYGQAFDPERLIDFKNGILCRETFLLKKSFFSIYSNAGQDFDDEIANEEQDKKEAAEKAAMRYHKIRSGDTLGALAIKYGTTVTNICRLNGIKSTTILRIGRTLRVR, encoded by the coding sequence ATGAAAAAATACGTACTGACCTTCGCCCTGCTGGCGGCCGCTGTTGCTGCCGAAGCCCGGGCGGCCCGGCCCTCGCGGGCCCGGCTCCAGGAGCAGGCCGTCGAGGCGATGGCCGAAGCCGATTCGCTGCGCCGTCTCTCGGGACTGCAGGACGCTGCCATCGACTCGCTGCAGAACCTGCTCGACAGGATGGAAGCCCGCCTGGAAAACCGGACCCGGAGCGTCCGCGAGGCCGAAGCCAAACCCGTCGACCCGAAACAGGCTGCCGCAGACTCCATCGCCGACCTGCAGCTCCGCCTGCAGCGCAAGCAGATCGAATCGACGTTCGATACCCACGGACTGACGGTCCTCGACACGCTCGATTCGGGAAATGACGCCCTGCACGTCATCCTCTACGCCAACAACACCTGGAAGTACGTCCGCAACCGCGCCGTGGCCAAGGACAGCACGATCTTCGAAAAGTATTGGGATACGACGTCGCTTTTCCCATATCAGGAGGTCGACATGTCGTCGATGCCCCAGTCGGTCGTGATCGACCTGGTCGACTCGACGAAGAGCTACCACTATCCCTACAAGGGTGCCGTGAACCCCCGCGGCAAGTACGGTCCCCGCCGCGGACGCCGCCATCAGGGCGTCGACCTCCCGCTCAAGATGGGCGATTCGATCTATGCCACGTTCTGCGGCCGCGTGCGCATCTCGAAGTACGTCCGCGGATACGGCAATCTGGTCATCATCCGCCACGACAACGGCCTGGAAACCTATTACGGCCACCTCTCGGAGCGGCTCGTCGAGCCCGGAACGTGGGTCGAGGCCGGGCACATCATCGGTTTGGGCGGTTCGACAGGGCGCTCGACGGGTCCCCACCTCCACTTCGAAACCCGTTACTACGGGCAGGCGTTCGACCCCGAACGGCTGATCGACTTCAAGAACGGCATCCTGTGCCGCGAAACCTTCCTGCTGAAAAAATCCTTCTTCAGCATCTACTCCAATGCCGGGCAGGATTTCGACGATGAGATCGCCAACGAGGAGCAGGACAAGAAGGAGGCTGCCGAAAAGGCCGCCATGCGTTACCACAAGATCCGCTCGGGCGACACGCTGGGGGCGCTGGCCATCAAGTACGGCACGACCGTGACGAACATCTGCCGCCTGAACGGCATCAAGTCGACGACCATCCTGCGCATCGGACGCACCCTCCGGGTACGATAG